Proteins from a genomic interval of Pseudodesulfovibrio nedwellii:
- a CDS encoding helix-turn-helix domain-containing protein — protein sequence MTNQKILLNIQEIADILRVHRSTVSRMLDSGELPIILVRSRKLIRYTDVLEFIENQIGRSKDGYSWED from the coding sequence ATGACTAATCAGAAAATACTGCTCAATATTCAGGAAATCGCCGATATACTGCGCGTGCATAGATCAACTGTTTCGCGCATGCTAGACAGTGGTGAATTGCCCATTATTTTGGTACGCTCTCGCAAGCTCATCCGCTATACCGATGTGCTTGAGTTCATTGAAAACCAAATAGGGAGAAGCAAGGACGGATACTCGTGGGAGGACTAA
- a CDS encoding site-specific integrase — protein MVEKLLEKAAKGRAKHYLPLATLLAVEHGLSKQEVLDLQWSDITLNYGETGIIRFYRTKTKVERVHRIMPRTRKALLARKAHISKMRKLRGISNKGDFVVGHLDGSRMSEFKSAWKSVCKSLGLKDFHFHDNRHTYCSNIIMAGGTLKHAKEMIGHKTLRMADRYSHLEAARENVIQDNLAAHYEAPKAMASKKRNT, from the coding sequence ATGGTTGAAAAGCTACTTGAGAAAGCAGCCAAAGGTCGTGCAAAACACTATCTACCTTTAGCAACCCTGCTGGCAGTTGAACATGGCTTGAGCAAACAGGAAGTCTTGGATTTGCAATGGTCTGACATTACTTTGAATTATGGTGAAACTGGAATCATCCGATTCTACAGAACCAAGACCAAAGTAGAACGAGTCCACCGGATCATGCCCAGAACGAGGAAGGCGCTCCTGGCTCGCAAAGCTCACATCAGCAAGATGCGAAAACTCAGAGGAATCTCCAACAAAGGAGATTTCGTTGTAGGGCATCTGGATGGCAGCCGGATGAGCGAATTCAAATCGGCATGGAAAAGTGTTTGTAAATCACTTGGCCTCAAGGACTTCCATTTCCACGACAACAGGCATACCTACTGCTCCAACATCATTATGGCAGGCGGCACGCTCAAACATGCTAAGGAGATGATCGGCCACAAGACGCTCCGCATGGCGGATCGTTATTCCCACCTCGAAGCAGCAAGAGAAAACGTCATTCAGGACAACCTGGCCGCTCATTATGAAGCCCCAAAAGCTATGGCCTCGAAAAAAAGGAACACATAG
- a CDS encoding helix-turn-helix domain-containing protein: MEQAVVLVQNDLITPSDISSRLGTTVPQSPQQSTLVTMEKQAIVDALDKCNWNKSRAAELLGIGRTSLYSKLKKYKISMK; the protein is encoded by the coding sequence ATGGAGCAAGCTGTGGTCCTTGTCCAGAATGACCTCATTACTCCCTCTGACATTTCTTCCCGATTGGGCACTACAGTCCCGCAATCCCCCCAACAAAGTACACTCGTTACCATGGAAAAGCAGGCCATTGTCGATGCATTGGATAAATGTAATTGGAACAAGAGCAGGGCCGCTGAATTGTTGGGGATAGGACGGACATCTTTGTATTCGAAGCTGAAAAAATATAAAATATCAATGAAATAG
- a CDS encoding sigma-54 factor interaction domain-containing protein: MEYETDVIAQTITALELTQPGILISELPIPENLLPFSFCQADQFSIVLSHAHGQFSSALCFASPTEHESRLQEAEMARLILSHVMDSILRAIAQEEELRRLRVSPGGEVHFCGIVGSHPSMQRIYSLIENAGPSDATVLIQGESGTGKELVAHALHEKSLRASKPFVVINCAAYPETLIESELFGYEKGSFTGAIKTKKGRFEQAEGGTVFLDEIGEIPHSTQVKLLRVLQDHQFERLGSDHTIKGDIRIIAVTNRNLEKEAKTGNFREDLFYRLNVIPVELPPYENAKAT; this comes from the coding sequence ATGGAATATGAAACCGATGTCATTGCTCAAACCATTACGGCACTGGAATTGACACAGCCCGGAATTCTTATATCTGAACTCCCCATACCTGAAAACCTGCTTCCATTTTCTTTCTGCCAAGCAGATCAATTCAGTATTGTTTTAAGCCACGCACATGGTCAATTTAGCAGTGCCCTCTGTTTTGCCTCCCCAACGGAACATGAATCCCGTTTACAAGAAGCGGAAATGGCGAGATTAATTCTTTCGCACGTCATGGACAGTATTTTACGCGCCATAGCTCAAGAAGAGGAACTTCGTCGGTTGCGCGTCAGTCCTGGAGGTGAGGTACATTTTTGCGGCATTGTAGGCAGCCATCCTTCGATGCAACGAATATATTCGCTCATAGAAAATGCTGGTCCGTCAGACGCTACAGTACTCATTCAGGGCGAAAGCGGAACCGGAAAAGAGTTAGTGGCTCACGCACTGCATGAAAAAAGTTTACGGGCGTCCAAGCCATTTGTCGTCATTAACTGTGCCGCATATCCTGAAACGCTTATTGAAAGCGAATTGTTTGGATACGAAAAGGGCTCGTTTACCGGCGCAATCAAAACCAAAAAAGGACGATTTGAACAAGCCGAAGGCGGAACGGTGTTCCTTGATGAAATCGGAGAAATTCCCCACTCCACCCAGGTCAAACTCCTCAGAGTCTTACAAGATCACCAGTTCGAAAGGTTGGGAAGTGATCATACTATAAAAGGAGATATCCGCATTATTGCGGTGACTAACAGGAATCTCGAAAAAGAAGCCAAGACTGGAAATTTCAGAGAAGATCTTTTTTATCGTCTGAACGTCATTCCCGTTGAATTGCCGCCTTACGAGAACGCCAAAGCGACATAA
- a CDS encoding sigma-54-dependent transcriptional regulator, translating to MRKMLVITRDGSRSEDVGNLLNRNDDILTETTLESSDPNDDREVDTLFVDVGSLVGNNESINKALQGLWEHYPSAAIVVMAEEEQTKAAVDAVKAGAFDYLTHPIGKEELGLVMDKVHESDVLQSELDYLRGQFWNEDSLDYVDTRSQAMRDVFVKIRQVAGTRTTVLLTGETGTGKSLIAKLLHSHSNRKDMPFISLHCGAIPDSLVESELFGHEKGSFTGAVRRKLGKFELAHGGTLFLDEIGTVSQSVQVKLLNVIQERIIQRVGGEKDIHVDVRIIAATNEDMGQLCDEGRFRRDLFYRLNVFPICIPPLRNRIEDIARISESFIQQFNGLLNTEIKGIHPEVLDAFQEYDWPGNVRELENIIERACILEATEVLQPESFPPDLLDTQREIMTSPIRTSLPIKEARQITIDKFEKQYLSSLLEQCNGIIKDSAEKAGISTRQLNKLIKRHGLERKDFRLSK from the coding sequence ATGAGAAAAATGCTAGTTATCACACGCGACGGAAGCCGCTCCGAGGATGTTGGGAATTTATTAAATCGAAACGACGATATCCTGACGGAAACAACGTTGGAATCGTCAGATCCAAATGATGATCGAGAAGTGGACACACTTTTCGTTGATGTAGGATCATTGGTTGGGAATAACGAATCTATTAATAAAGCACTTCAAGGACTTTGGGAGCACTACCCTTCAGCCGCAATCGTGGTCATGGCCGAAGAAGAACAGACCAAGGCTGCAGTTGACGCGGTTAAAGCTGGAGCCTTCGACTATCTCACCCACCCTATTGGCAAAGAAGAACTCGGTCTCGTTATGGACAAAGTCCATGAGTCTGATGTGTTACAATCTGAACTTGATTATTTGCGTGGCCAATTCTGGAATGAAGATTCTCTTGATTATGTAGACACACGAAGCCAAGCCATGCGGGATGTTTTCGTCAAGATCAGACAAGTCGCCGGGACTCGAACTACCGTCCTCCTCACAGGAGAAACCGGAACCGGGAAAAGTCTCATCGCCAAACTCCTTCACAGTCACAGTAACCGTAAGGATATGCCCTTCATCAGTTTACATTGTGGAGCTATCCCGGATTCCCTGGTGGAAAGTGAACTGTTTGGTCATGAAAAGGGATCATTCACCGGCGCTGTCCGACGTAAACTCGGCAAGTTCGAACTCGCTCATGGAGGGACTCTCTTTCTCGATGAAATCGGCACGGTAAGTCAGTCTGTGCAGGTCAAACTTCTTAACGTCATTCAAGAACGAATTATTCAACGCGTAGGCGGAGAAAAAGACATCCATGTTGATGTTCGCATCATTGCTGCCACCAATGAGGATATGGGACAGCTTTGCGACGAAGGTCGATTCAGACGCGATCTATTTTACAGACTCAATGTTTTTCCCATATGCATACCACCGTTACGCAACAGGATTGAGGACATTGCTCGAATATCAGAAAGTTTCATCCAACAATTCAACGGCCTTTTAAATACTGAAATCAAAGGCATCCACCCCGAAGTTCTCGACGCATTTCAAGAATACGACTGGCCCGGCAATGTTCGGGAACTCGAAAATATCATTGAACGTGCCTGTATTTTGGAAGCGACTGAAGTCTTACAACCAGAGAGCTTCCCTCCTGACCTTCTCGACACTCAGAGAGAGATAATGACCTCCCCCATAAGGACCAGCCTTCCAATCAAAGAGGCTCGACAGATAACCATCGACAAATTCGAAAAACAATATTTATCCAGCCTGCTTGAGCAATGCAATGGTATTATCAAGGACTCCGCAGAAAAAGCAGGCATCAGCACTCGACAGTTGAACAAACTCATAAAAAGACACGGCTTGGAACGAAAGGACTTCAGGCTGTCAAAATAG
- a CDS encoding GNAT family N-acetyltransferase: MIKNEVFEGDVCEVNITSGVSPKDVESLLDMARTSGLFTPNELLAAEDMAWGCAYQGDNTSCCFLQAKINTPDGDKPIGFLCFAEISHWAHNFELFGIAVTPEYQRLGIGSALIVEMERITLAANGKRILLETGDSRDFEELRLFYEANGYVMEQHFFKQFIPKDDGVVYCRLLESVENSDNFQ, translated from the coding sequence ATGATTAAAAATGAAGTTTTTGAGGGCGATGTTTGCGAAGTCAACATTACCTCCGGAGTTTCTCCAAAAGACGTTGAAAGTCTTCTCGATATGGCGAGAACCAGTGGTTTGTTCACTCCCAACGAATTGCTCGCAGCCGAAGACATGGCATGGGGCTGCGCTTATCAAGGGGATAACACTTCATGCTGTTTTCTACAGGCCAAGATCAACACACCCGATGGTGATAAACCTATAGGGTTTCTATGCTTTGCCGAAATTTCTCATTGGGCACACAATTTTGAACTGTTCGGAATCGCCGTAACTCCTGAATATCAACGGCTTGGAATTGGTTCAGCCCTCATCGTGGAAATGGAACGCATCACGTTGGCTGCCAATGGGAAACGCATTCTCCTTGAGACTGGCGACAGCCGTGACTTTGAAGAACTCCGGCTTTTTTATGAAGCAAACGGTTATGTTATGGAACAACATTTTTTCAAACAATTCATCCCCAAAGACGATGGTGTTGTTTATTGCCGCTTACTTGAATCCGTCGAGAACAGCGATAATTTCCAATAG